From a region of the Haematobia irritans isolate KBUSLIRL chromosome 4, ASM5000362v1, whole genome shotgun sequence genome:
- the Frl gene encoding formin-like protein isoform X3, whose amino-acid sequence MGSVKSRAISSDDEHINPSSSNFPEQNHTKGQGNNGSYLQKNDLRYDMGNSSSYHPVRQASVRSRSQLPIPSHEELDRKFTKVLASMDLPPDKAKLLKNYDDEKKWDIICDQEMVQAKDSPSHYLTKLRTYLDPKASRSHRKRKMVGESTSTQVLRDLEISLRTNHIEWVKEFLDDSNKGLDVLVDYLSFRLQMMRHEQRVQESLSESEERLNFNNSGEGMAASSLGGTSALGGVSSSNLLDSTRYHHGNVSTFNAISNGILRPSLLGILDTPSVRRRSRHITKLNMGASTDDIHVCIMCLRAIMNNKYGFNMVIQHREAINCIALSLIHKSLRTKALVLELLAAICLVKGGHEIILSAFDNFKNVCQESHRFQTLMEYFMNFEAFNIDFMVACMQFMNIVVHSVEDMNYRVHLQYEFTALGLDKYLEKLRLTESEELKVQISAYLDNVFDVAALMEDSETKTAALERVQELEDQIEREVDRNSELLYKLAEMDTEVRFLKAEREDLLATKLKFDEEVTTLRRILKQNEQELKKRESLLQSKNLELQTLTRSLPRSPSSAGNELGTNSGVNESPVECVSPPLPPPPPPLAQEQAMCLPPPPPPPAPPAPPPPPLGYGIVSNAFTPPTPSTSQRASPQQNNTQLVFQPPPPPVAGFMPAPDGAMTIKRKVPTKYKLPTLNWIALKPNQVRGTIFNELDDEKIYKYIDFNEFEERFKIGVGGGLSSGSNSEVDGTLQSYPSKRFKKPDNISLLEHTRLRNIAISRRKLDMPIDEVISAIHSLDLKKLSLENVELLQKMVPTDVEVKSYKEYIIERKDQNLLTDEDKFMLQLSKVERISSKLSIMNYMGNFFDCLHLICPQIQSITSASTSLKQSRKFKALLEIVLAFGNYLNSNKRGPAYGFKLQSLDTLIDTKSTDKRSSLLHYIVATIRQKFPELLNFETELYCTDKAAQVSLENIVTDVHDLEKGMELVKKEAELRVKGAQTHILRDFLNNSEDKLKKIKFELKSAQDAFKECVEYFGESSRNADAAAFFSLIVRFSRAFKAYDQENEQRRRLEQAAAAAATKKENEQVQLRNKSNHKKQQFSGGLCLQDAVINELKCKANSVREKKLLQQDEVYNGALEDILLGLKSEPYRRADAVRRSQRRRIDNNRLSRTLEELDV is encoded by the exons ATGGGTAGTGTGAAGTCGCGTGCTATATCATCCGATGATGAGCATATAAATCCTAGTTCTTCAAACTTTCCTGAACAAAACCATACAAAGGGCCAGGGGAACAATGGCAGCTACTTACAAAAGAATGATTTACGTTATGACATGGGGAATAGCTCGAGTTACCACCCAGTTCGTCAAGCTAGCGTTAGAAGCAGGAGCCAGCTTCCTATCCCCAGCCATGAGGAATTGGACAGAAAATTCACAAAAGTATTG GCATCTATGGATTTACCACCGGATAAAGCAAAACTGTTAAAAAACTATGACGATGAAAAGAAATGGGATATAATATGCGATCAG GAAATGGTCCAAGCAAAGGATTCGCCATCGCACTATTTAACCAAACTCCGCACTTACTTGGATCCCAAAGCTTCCCGTAGTCATAGA AAAAGAAAAATGGTTGGTGAAAGCACTTCCACTCAAGTATTACGAGATTTAGAGATTTCACTGCGAACTAACCACATTGAGTGGGTTAAAGAATTCCTGGACGATTCTAACAAAGGGCTTGATGTATTAGTTGATTATTTAAGCTTTCGACTTCAAATGATGCGCCATGAACAAAGAGTTCAAGAATCTCTAAGCGAATCGGAAGAGCGACTAAACTTCAACAATAGTGGCGAGGGAATGGCAGCATCATCATTAGGTGGGACCAGTGCATTGGGTGGAGTTAGTAGTTCTAATTTATTAGACTCTACGAGATACCACCATGGAAATGTTTCGACTTTTAATGCTATTTCCaatggtattttaagaccatcacTTCTGGGTATCTTGGACACTCCTAGCGTGAGAAGACGTTCGCgacatattacaaaattaaatatggGAGCCTCGACAGATGATATACATGTTTGCATTATGTGTTTACGTGCAATAATGAATAATAAGTACGGATTTAATATGGTTATTCAGCACCGCGAGGCAATCAATTGCATTGCTTTAAGTCTAATACATAAATCTTTGCGCACAAAAGCTCTAGTACTGGAACTTTTGGCAGCCATTTGTTtagttaagggtggtcacgaaattattttgtcagcatttgacaattttaaaaatgtttgtcaagaaTCCCATCGATTTCAAACCCTTATGGAGTATTTTATGAACTTTGAAGCATTTAATATAGATTTTATGGTCGCCTGCATGCAATTCATGAATATTGTTGTACATTCCGTTGAAGATATGAACTATCGCGTACACCTTCAATATGAGTTTACGGCCTTAGGGCTTGATAAGTACTTGGAAAAGCTCCGACTTACAGAATCGGAAgagttaaaagtacaaatatctgCGTATTTGGATAATGTTTTCGATGTAGCTGCTTTAATGGAGGATTCAGAGACAAAGACAGCCGCACTAGAGCGCGTTCAAGAGCTAGAAGATCAAATAGAACGCGAAGTAGATAGAAATTCAGAATTGTTGTATAAGTTAGCTGAAATGGATACAGAAGTTCGCTTTCTTAAAGCGGAACGGGAAGACCTCTTAGCAACAAAACTGAAATTTGATGAGGAGGTAACAACATTGCgtagaattttaaaacaaaatgaacAAGAGCTTAAAAAGCGAGAGTCGTTGCTGCAGAGCAAAAACCTAGAATTGCAAACGTTAACGCGTTCGTTACCTCGATCCCCCTCAAGTGCTGGAAATGAATTGGGAACAAACTCTGGTGTCAATGAATCTCCTGTTGAATGTGTGTCTCCCCCactcccccctccgccaccaccaCTCGCGCAAGAACAAGCAATGTGTTTACCTCCCCCTCCGCCGCCACCAGCACCCCCagcaccaccaccaccgccGCTGGGGTATGGCATAGTTTCAAATGCATTTACTCCCCCAACTCCTTCAACGTCACAACGTGCCTCGCCACAGCAAAATAACACTCAATTGGTATTTCAACCGCCTCCTCCACCAGTCGCAGGTTTTATGCCAGCTCCAGATGGCGCCATGACTATCAAACGAAAAGTTCCGACCAAATATAAACTTCCAACTTTGAATTGGATAGCGCTTAAACCAAATCAG GTACGCGGAACAATTTTCAACGAATTAGATGAcgagaaaatttacaaatacaTTGACTTCAATGAGTTCGAAGAGCGATTCAAAATAGGCGTTGGTGGCGGTTTATCTTCTGGCAGTAACTCTGAAGTCGATGGAACTCTTCAATCATATCCAAGCAAGCGGTTTAAGAAACCTGACAATATATCATTACTTGAGCATACGAGATTACGAAATATTG CAATATCTCGAAGAAAGTTGGACATGCCTATCGACGAAGTTATTTCTGCAATACATAGTTtagatttgaaaaaattgtctttggAAAATGTAGAGCTTCTGCAGAAAATGGTGCCGACAGATGTGGAAGTTAAAAGCTATAAGGAATATATAATTGAACGAAAGGATCAAAATCTACTTACAGACGAAGATAAATTTATGCTTCAATTGTCTAAAGTAGAAAGAATCtcatcaaaattgtctataatgaACTATATGGGAAATTTCTTTGATTGCTTGCATTTAATATGTCCG caaaTACAATCTATAACTTCTGCATCAACATCCCTTAAACAATCACGGAAATTTAAAGCTCTTTTGGAAATAGTATTGGCGTTTGGGAACTATTTAAATAGCAATAAACGTGGCCCAGCTTACGGATTCAAATTACAATCTTTGGAtactttaattgatacaaaatcaACCGATAAGCGTTCATCGTTGTTGCACTATATTGTAGCAACTATTCGTCAGAAATTTCCCGAATTACTCAATTTTGAGACAGAACTTTACTGTACGGATAAGGCTGCTCAAGTTTCTCTAGAGAACATTGTTACAGATGTTCACGATTTGGAGAAAGGTATGGAATTGGTAAAGAAAGAGGCAGAGTTGCGCGTAAAGGGAGCGCAGACGCATATCCTtcgtgattttttaaataattccgAAGAtaagctaaaaaaaattaaattcgagcTAAAAAGTGCTCAGGATGCTTTTAAAGAGTGCGTAGAATATTTCGGAGAGTCGTCGAGAAATGCGGATGCTGCtgcatttttttcattaattgttCGATTTTCCCGAGCATTTAaa GCATATGACCAAGAAAATGAACAGAGGAGGCGATTGGAACAAGCAGCTGCAGCGGCAGCCACTAAGAAAGAAAATGAGCAAGTTCAATTGCGAAACAAATCGAACCACAAAAAACAGCAG ttttccggtgGATTATGTTTACAGGACGCTGTTATTAATGAATTAAAATGTAAGGCGAATTCAGTCCGGGAGAAAAAGCTATTGCAACAGGATGAAGTTTATAATGGGGCTCTTGAAGATATATTGCTTGGTTTGAAAAGCGAACCCTATCGACGTGCAGACGCAGTTAGGCGCAGTCAGCGTAGACGTATTGATAATAATCGTTTGTCTCGCACTCTCGAAGAGCTCGATGTCTAA
- the Frl gene encoding formin-like protein isoform X1 codes for MGSVKSRAISSDDEHINPSSSNFPEQNHTKGQGNNGSYLQKNDLRYDMGNSSSYHPVRQASVRSRSQLPIPSHEELDRKFTKVLASMDLPPDKAKLLKNYDDEKKWDIICDQEMVQAKDSPSHYLTKLRTYLDPKASRSHRLYFLYFFCQKRKMVGESTSTQVLRDLEISLRTNHIEWVKEFLDDSNKGLDVLVDYLSFRLQMMRHEQRVQESLSESEERLNFNNSGEGMAASSLGGTSALGGVSSSNLLDSTRYHHGNVSTFNAISNGILRPSLLGILDTPSVRRRSRHITKLNMGASTDDIHVCIMCLRAIMNNKYGFNMVIQHREAINCIALSLIHKSLRTKALVLELLAAICLVKGGHEIILSAFDNFKNVCQESHRFQTLMEYFMNFEAFNIDFMVACMQFMNIVVHSVEDMNYRVHLQYEFTALGLDKYLEKLRLTESEELKVQISAYLDNVFDVAALMEDSETKTAALERVQELEDQIEREVDRNSELLYKLAEMDTEVRFLKAEREDLLATKLKFDEEVTTLRRILKQNEQELKKRESLLQSKNLELQTLTRSLPRSPSSAGNELGTNSGVNESPVECVSPPLPPPPPPLAQEQAMCLPPPPPPPAPPAPPPPPLGYGIVSNAFTPPTPSTSQRASPQQNNTQLVFQPPPPPVAGFMPAPDGAMTIKRKVPTKYKLPTLNWIALKPNQVRGTIFNELDDEKIYKYIDFNEFEERFKIGVGGGLSSGSNSEVDGTLQSYPSKRFKKPDNISLLEHTRLRNIAISRRKLDMPIDEVISAIHSLDLKKLSLENVELLQKMVPTDVEVKSYKEYIIERKDQNLLTDEDKFMLQLSKVERISSKLSIMNYMGNFFDCLHLICPQIQSITSASTSLKQSRKFKALLEIVLAFGNYLNSNKRGPAYGFKLQSLDTLIDTKSTDKRSSLLHYIVATIRQKFPELLNFETELYCTDKAAQVSLENIVTDVHDLEKGMELVKKEAELRVKGAQTHILRDFLNNSEDKLKKIKFELKSAQDAFKECVEYFGESSRNADAAAFFSLIVRFSRAFKAYDQENEQRRRLEQAAAAAATKKENEQVQLRNKSNHKKQQFSGGLCLQDAVINELKCKANSVREKKLLQQDEVYNGALEDILLGLKSEPYRRADAVRRSQRRRIDNNRLSRTLEELDV; via the exons ATGGGTAGTGTGAAGTCGCGTGCTATATCATCCGATGATGAGCATATAAATCCTAGTTCTTCAAACTTTCCTGAACAAAACCATACAAAGGGCCAGGGGAACAATGGCAGCTACTTACAAAAGAATGATTTACGTTATGACATGGGGAATAGCTCGAGTTACCACCCAGTTCGTCAAGCTAGCGTTAGAAGCAGGAGCCAGCTTCCTATCCCCAGCCATGAGGAATTGGACAGAAAATTCACAAAAGTATTG GCATCTATGGATTTACCACCGGATAAAGCAAAACTGTTAAAAAACTATGACGATGAAAAGAAATGGGATATAATATGCGATCAG GAAATGGTCCAAGCAAAGGATTCGCCATCGCACTATTTAACCAAACTCCGCACTTACTTGGATCCCAAAGCTTCCCGTAGTCATAGA CTTTACTTCCTTTACTTTTTCTGCCAGAAAAGAAAAATGGTTGGTGAAAGCACTTCCACTCAAGTATTACGAGATTTAGAGATTTCACTGCGAACTAACCACATTGAGTGGGTTAAAGAATTCCTGGACGATTCTAACAAAGGGCTTGATGTATTAGTTGATTATTTAAGCTTTCGACTTCAAATGATGCGCCATGAACAAAGAGTTCAAGAATCTCTAAGCGAATCGGAAGAGCGACTAAACTTCAACAATAGTGGCGAGGGAATGGCAGCATCATCATTAGGTGGGACCAGTGCATTGGGTGGAGTTAGTAGTTCTAATTTATTAGACTCTACGAGATACCACCATGGAAATGTTTCGACTTTTAATGCTATTTCCaatggtattttaagaccatcacTTCTGGGTATCTTGGACACTCCTAGCGTGAGAAGACGTTCGCgacatattacaaaattaaatatggGAGCCTCGACAGATGATATACATGTTTGCATTATGTGTTTACGTGCAATAATGAATAATAAGTACGGATTTAATATGGTTATTCAGCACCGCGAGGCAATCAATTGCATTGCTTTAAGTCTAATACATAAATCTTTGCGCACAAAAGCTCTAGTACTGGAACTTTTGGCAGCCATTTGTTtagttaagggtggtcacgaaattattttgtcagcatttgacaattttaaaaatgtttgtcaagaaTCCCATCGATTTCAAACCCTTATGGAGTATTTTATGAACTTTGAAGCATTTAATATAGATTTTATGGTCGCCTGCATGCAATTCATGAATATTGTTGTACATTCCGTTGAAGATATGAACTATCGCGTACACCTTCAATATGAGTTTACGGCCTTAGGGCTTGATAAGTACTTGGAAAAGCTCCGACTTACAGAATCGGAAgagttaaaagtacaaatatctgCGTATTTGGATAATGTTTTCGATGTAGCTGCTTTAATGGAGGATTCAGAGACAAAGACAGCCGCACTAGAGCGCGTTCAAGAGCTAGAAGATCAAATAGAACGCGAAGTAGATAGAAATTCAGAATTGTTGTATAAGTTAGCTGAAATGGATACAGAAGTTCGCTTTCTTAAAGCGGAACGGGAAGACCTCTTAGCAACAAAACTGAAATTTGATGAGGAGGTAACAACATTGCgtagaattttaaaacaaaatgaacAAGAGCTTAAAAAGCGAGAGTCGTTGCTGCAGAGCAAAAACCTAGAATTGCAAACGTTAACGCGTTCGTTACCTCGATCCCCCTCAAGTGCTGGAAATGAATTGGGAACAAACTCTGGTGTCAATGAATCTCCTGTTGAATGTGTGTCTCCCCCactcccccctccgccaccaccaCTCGCGCAAGAACAAGCAATGTGTTTACCTCCCCCTCCGCCGCCACCAGCACCCCCagcaccaccaccaccgccGCTGGGGTATGGCATAGTTTCAAATGCATTTACTCCCCCAACTCCTTCAACGTCACAACGTGCCTCGCCACAGCAAAATAACACTCAATTGGTATTTCAACCGCCTCCTCCACCAGTCGCAGGTTTTATGCCAGCTCCAGATGGCGCCATGACTATCAAACGAAAAGTTCCGACCAAATATAAACTTCCAACTTTGAATTGGATAGCGCTTAAACCAAATCAG GTACGCGGAACAATTTTCAACGAATTAGATGAcgagaaaatttacaaatacaTTGACTTCAATGAGTTCGAAGAGCGATTCAAAATAGGCGTTGGTGGCGGTTTATCTTCTGGCAGTAACTCTGAAGTCGATGGAACTCTTCAATCATATCCAAGCAAGCGGTTTAAGAAACCTGACAATATATCATTACTTGAGCATACGAGATTACGAAATATTG CAATATCTCGAAGAAAGTTGGACATGCCTATCGACGAAGTTATTTCTGCAATACATAGTTtagatttgaaaaaattgtctttggAAAATGTAGAGCTTCTGCAGAAAATGGTGCCGACAGATGTGGAAGTTAAAAGCTATAAGGAATATATAATTGAACGAAAGGATCAAAATCTACTTACAGACGAAGATAAATTTATGCTTCAATTGTCTAAAGTAGAAAGAATCtcatcaaaattgtctataatgaACTATATGGGAAATTTCTTTGATTGCTTGCATTTAATATGTCCG caaaTACAATCTATAACTTCTGCATCAACATCCCTTAAACAATCACGGAAATTTAAAGCTCTTTTGGAAATAGTATTGGCGTTTGGGAACTATTTAAATAGCAATAAACGTGGCCCAGCTTACGGATTCAAATTACAATCTTTGGAtactttaattgatacaaaatcaACCGATAAGCGTTCATCGTTGTTGCACTATATTGTAGCAACTATTCGTCAGAAATTTCCCGAATTACTCAATTTTGAGACAGAACTTTACTGTACGGATAAGGCTGCTCAAGTTTCTCTAGAGAACATTGTTACAGATGTTCACGATTTGGAGAAAGGTATGGAATTGGTAAAGAAAGAGGCAGAGTTGCGCGTAAAGGGAGCGCAGACGCATATCCTtcgtgattttttaaataattccgAAGAtaagctaaaaaaaattaaattcgagcTAAAAAGTGCTCAGGATGCTTTTAAAGAGTGCGTAGAATATTTCGGAGAGTCGTCGAGAAATGCGGATGCTGCtgcatttttttcattaattgttCGATTTTCCCGAGCATTTAaa GCATATGACCAAGAAAATGAACAGAGGAGGCGATTGGAACAAGCAGCTGCAGCGGCAGCCACTAAGAAAGAAAATGAGCAAGTTCAATTGCGAAACAAATCGAACCACAAAAAACAGCAG ttttccggtgGATTATGTTTACAGGACGCTGTTATTAATGAATTAAAATGTAAGGCGAATTCAGTCCGGGAGAAAAAGCTATTGCAACAGGATGAAGTTTATAATGGGGCTCTTGAAGATATATTGCTTGGTTTGAAAAGCGAACCCTATCGACGTGCAGACGCAGTTAGGCGCAGTCAGCGTAGACGTATTGATAATAATCGTTTGTCTCGCACTCTCGAAGAGCTCGATGTCTAA
- the Frl gene encoding formin-like protein isoform X2 yields MGSVKSRAISSDDEHINPSSSNFPEQNHTKGQGNNGSYLQKNDLRYDMGNSSSYHPVRQASVRSRSQLPIPSHEELDRKFTKVLASMDLPPDKAKLLKNYDDEKKWDIICDQEMVQAKDSPSHYLTKLRTYLDPKASRSHRLYFLYFFCQKRKMVGESTSTQVLRDLEISLRTNHIEWVKEFLDDSNKGLDVLVDYLSFRLQMMRHEQRVQESLSESEERLNFNNSGEGMAASSLGGTSALGGVSSSNLLDSTRYHHGNVSTFNAISNGILRPSLLGILDTPSVRRRSRHITKLNMGASTDDIHVCIMCLRAIMNNKYGFNMVIQHREAINCIALSLIHKSLRTKALVLELLAAICLVKGGHEIILSAFDNFKNVCQESHRFQTLMEYFMNFEAFNIDFMVACMQFMNIVVHSVEDMNYRVHLQYEFTALGLDKYLEKLRLTESEELKVQISAYLDNVFDVAALMEDSETKTAALERVQELEDQIEREVDRNSELLYKLAEMDTEVRFLKAEREDLLATKLKFDEEVTTLRRILKQNEQELKKRESLLQSKNLELQTLTRSLPRSPSSAGNELGTNSGVNESPVECVSPPLPPPPPPLAQEQAMCLPPPPPPPAPPAPPPPPLGYGIVSNAFTPPTPSTSQRASPQQNNTQLVFQPPPPPVAGFMPAPDGAMTIKRKVPTKYKLPTLNWIALKPNQVRGTIFNELDDEKIYKYIDFNEFEERFKIGVGGGLSSGSNSEVDGTLQSYPSKRFKKPDNISLLEHTRLRNIAISRRKLDMPIDEVISAIHSLDLKKLSLENVELLQKMVPTDVEVKSYKEYIIERKDQNLLTDEDKFMLQLSKVERISSKLSIMNYMGNFFDCLHLICPQIQSITSASTSLKQSRKFKALLEIVLAFGNYLNSNKRGPAYGFKLQSLDTLIDTKSTDKRSSLLHYIVATIRQKFPELLNFETELYCTDKAAQVSLENIVTDVHDLEKGMELVKKEAELRVKGAQTHILRDFLNNSEDKLKKIKFELKSAQDAFKECVEYFGESSRNADAAAFFSLIVRFSRAFKAYDQENEQRRRLEQAAAAAATKKENEQVQLRNKSNHKKQQDAVINELKCKANSVREKKLLQQDEVYNGALEDILLGLKSEPYRRADAVRRSQRRRIDNNRLSRTLEELDV; encoded by the exons ATGGGTAGTGTGAAGTCGCGTGCTATATCATCCGATGATGAGCATATAAATCCTAGTTCTTCAAACTTTCCTGAACAAAACCATACAAAGGGCCAGGGGAACAATGGCAGCTACTTACAAAAGAATGATTTACGTTATGACATGGGGAATAGCTCGAGTTACCACCCAGTTCGTCAAGCTAGCGTTAGAAGCAGGAGCCAGCTTCCTATCCCCAGCCATGAGGAATTGGACAGAAAATTCACAAAAGTATTG GCATCTATGGATTTACCACCGGATAAAGCAAAACTGTTAAAAAACTATGACGATGAAAAGAAATGGGATATAATATGCGATCAG GAAATGGTCCAAGCAAAGGATTCGCCATCGCACTATTTAACCAAACTCCGCACTTACTTGGATCCCAAAGCTTCCCGTAGTCATAGA CTTTACTTCCTTTACTTTTTCTGCCAGAAAAGAAAAATGGTTGGTGAAAGCACTTCCACTCAAGTATTACGAGATTTAGAGATTTCACTGCGAACTAACCACATTGAGTGGGTTAAAGAATTCCTGGACGATTCTAACAAAGGGCTTGATGTATTAGTTGATTATTTAAGCTTTCGACTTCAAATGATGCGCCATGAACAAAGAGTTCAAGAATCTCTAAGCGAATCGGAAGAGCGACTAAACTTCAACAATAGTGGCGAGGGAATGGCAGCATCATCATTAGGTGGGACCAGTGCATTGGGTGGAGTTAGTAGTTCTAATTTATTAGACTCTACGAGATACCACCATGGAAATGTTTCGACTTTTAATGCTATTTCCaatggtattttaagaccatcacTTCTGGGTATCTTGGACACTCCTAGCGTGAGAAGACGTTCGCgacatattacaaaattaaatatggGAGCCTCGACAGATGATATACATGTTTGCATTATGTGTTTACGTGCAATAATGAATAATAAGTACGGATTTAATATGGTTATTCAGCACCGCGAGGCAATCAATTGCATTGCTTTAAGTCTAATACATAAATCTTTGCGCACAAAAGCTCTAGTACTGGAACTTTTGGCAGCCATTTGTTtagttaagggtggtcacgaaattattttgtcagcatttgacaattttaaaaatgtttgtcaagaaTCCCATCGATTTCAAACCCTTATGGAGTATTTTATGAACTTTGAAGCATTTAATATAGATTTTATGGTCGCCTGCATGCAATTCATGAATATTGTTGTACATTCCGTTGAAGATATGAACTATCGCGTACACCTTCAATATGAGTTTACGGCCTTAGGGCTTGATAAGTACTTGGAAAAGCTCCGACTTACAGAATCGGAAgagttaaaagtacaaatatctgCGTATTTGGATAATGTTTTCGATGTAGCTGCTTTAATGGAGGATTCAGAGACAAAGACAGCCGCACTAGAGCGCGTTCAAGAGCTAGAAGATCAAATAGAACGCGAAGTAGATAGAAATTCAGAATTGTTGTATAAGTTAGCTGAAATGGATACAGAAGTTCGCTTTCTTAAAGCGGAACGGGAAGACCTCTTAGCAACAAAACTGAAATTTGATGAGGAGGTAACAACATTGCgtagaattttaaaacaaaatgaacAAGAGCTTAAAAAGCGAGAGTCGTTGCTGCAGAGCAAAAACCTAGAATTGCAAACGTTAACGCGTTCGTTACCTCGATCCCCCTCAAGTGCTGGAAATGAATTGGGAACAAACTCTGGTGTCAATGAATCTCCTGTTGAATGTGTGTCTCCCCCactcccccctccgccaccaccaCTCGCGCAAGAACAAGCAATGTGTTTACCTCCCCCTCCGCCGCCACCAGCACCCCCagcaccaccaccaccgccGCTGGGGTATGGCATAGTTTCAAATGCATTTACTCCCCCAACTCCTTCAACGTCACAACGTGCCTCGCCACAGCAAAATAACACTCAATTGGTATTTCAACCGCCTCCTCCACCAGTCGCAGGTTTTATGCCAGCTCCAGATGGCGCCATGACTATCAAACGAAAAGTTCCGACCAAATATAAACTTCCAACTTTGAATTGGATAGCGCTTAAACCAAATCAG GTACGCGGAACAATTTTCAACGAATTAGATGAcgagaaaatttacaaatacaTTGACTTCAATGAGTTCGAAGAGCGATTCAAAATAGGCGTTGGTGGCGGTTTATCTTCTGGCAGTAACTCTGAAGTCGATGGAACTCTTCAATCATATCCAAGCAAGCGGTTTAAGAAACCTGACAATATATCATTACTTGAGCATACGAGATTACGAAATATTG CAATATCTCGAAGAAAGTTGGACATGCCTATCGACGAAGTTATTTCTGCAATACATAGTTtagatttgaaaaaattgtctttggAAAATGTAGAGCTTCTGCAGAAAATGGTGCCGACAGATGTGGAAGTTAAAAGCTATAAGGAATATATAATTGAACGAAAGGATCAAAATCTACTTACAGACGAAGATAAATTTATGCTTCAATTGTCTAAAGTAGAAAGAATCtcatcaaaattgtctataatgaACTATATGGGAAATTTCTTTGATTGCTTGCATTTAATATGTCCG caaaTACAATCTATAACTTCTGCATCAACATCCCTTAAACAATCACGGAAATTTAAAGCTCTTTTGGAAATAGTATTGGCGTTTGGGAACTATTTAAATAGCAATAAACGTGGCCCAGCTTACGGATTCAAATTACAATCTTTGGAtactttaattgatacaaaatcaACCGATAAGCGTTCATCGTTGTTGCACTATATTGTAGCAACTATTCGTCAGAAATTTCCCGAATTACTCAATTTTGAGACAGAACTTTACTGTACGGATAAGGCTGCTCAAGTTTCTCTAGAGAACATTGTTACAGATGTTCACGATTTGGAGAAAGGTATGGAATTGGTAAAGAAAGAGGCAGAGTTGCGCGTAAAGGGAGCGCAGACGCATATCCTtcgtgattttttaaataattccgAAGAtaagctaaaaaaaattaaattcgagcTAAAAAGTGCTCAGGATGCTTTTAAAGAGTGCGTAGAATATTTCGGAGAGTCGTCGAGAAATGCGGATGCTGCtgcatttttttcattaattgttCGATTTTCCCGAGCATTTAaa GCATATGACCAAGAAAATGAACAGAGGAGGCGATTGGAACAAGCAGCTGCAGCGGCAGCCACTAAGAAAGAAAATGAGCAAGTTCAATTGCGAAACAAATCGAACCACAAAAAACAGCAG GACGCTGTTATTAATGAATTAAAATGTAAGGCGAATTCAGTCCGGGAGAAAAAGCTATTGCAACAGGATGAAGTTTATAATGGGGCTCTTGAAGATATATTGCTTGGTTTGAAAAGCGAACCCTATCGACGTGCAGACGCAGTTAGGCGCAGTCAGCGTAGACGTATTGATAATAATCGTTTGTCTCGCACTCTCGAAGAGCTCGATGTCTAA